The DNA sequence ATTTTagcatctttttttatttcggtTACCAATTACCAATAACAATGTTGCATTTAAAAGTGCATTGACTACCTGTATTACATCATTCAGAACTACGTGAAGtcttatttaaataaaaattgtttaaGTTGGGTTGCTTGATTGAGCTATTTTTGTGAGGATGAGAGTTTACGGCGCCCGAATGCAAAGTCTATGGTTTAGCCAAGGGCAATAACAATACTGCCTTTTTGGGCAGTCCAAAGTTCAAAATAGTTTGGCACACCGAGTATATTGTTGAACCGTTCGTCGTTTGTTCTTTCGCATTTATGTGATATCCCTTGGTAATGCGATATCCCTTGGTAGAGGGCAGGGGACCTCTTAGagcttttcttttgtttttgtttttcataatATAACCCTGAGATACGTGATTGTTATACCCACAAATGGGTGGaaaaatacacacaacagaATCAGTGTACACCCACTGTAAAAGTTCTTTTAATTTTCAACACCAAGAATTCAAAAGTCAAGTTTGTTTGCATCTATGCATGCGTTGCAAGTCTGGATAAATAAGAGCTGCAGTGCTCGAGATGTCACAGTCTCAGTGGGCATAAGATGATCCGAGGCAGATCTATGTAAGACTGGATAGCTCACACTATGGATTTATAGACCTATACATAGTGCTGACTTTGTGAAATGAAGATTTGTTTGACTTAGATAAAGGGTAGTGAATTCAtagtaaaaaatccttcgccCCGTTTAAATAATACATCATGTATTAGAGGATTTACAGAACAAGCATATTCTCGCCCTCCTGAGAGGTGGCCGTGGCTTCTGCTTCTCCTTGCGAGTCCTTCTGCAAGCAATTACGCTTGCATTCCAGAAGCCTTGTCAAGTCCTAAAAACACCACTTGAAATAAATGAATTGAACAACAAGCACACACATCGAACACGAACAGTCACGGTAgtttaaacaaacaaaaaactaaaacaaaaacgtTAAAGAATATACAGTATATGTATACTTAGAGTATATTATCGAATTTGACTGAATACAAGGATAATGGGAGTTCTTCACAATGTATATCTATTCCACTACGCACACGACTCATATAATATGCCAATATAATGAACAATAATACAAGGTTGATTGAAGACATCTACACGAAAATCACATAATCATACGTATTCGATCCACAACAAACAAAAGGCATATCCAATGCGATATCCTGCAATCCAGTACGTATTCAGCCCGCACTGTGACAGCATGTATGGCAGAGTTCCGTACTAAGCGAATAAACAGGCTTACCGTCCACATCTTCATCTGCTTCATGTTAGGCCCATGACTCTCTCGGACGGCTTTCTGCTTCTCGCGAAGGCTCTGGTTAACACACAGCACAAAAAAACGGTTACAACAACAGAAAGAtggaaacaaaaataaaaaacgcaGTCAAAGCTACAGACCCTCGTACCTTGCCGAGATTTTCTTGCTCCTGTATCTTCCTTGTATACTGCTCTCTGAAAAATTAAGCGACGCGTGTTTAGGGTCAAATGTTTAAGATGTAAACAGAACCTCGTTGTTAGTACGAAACGATAAGTTGGTACGAAATAAGAGGAGTAGGAGTTGGAGTAGGAGTAGGAGTTGGTAGGAGTAGGAGTAGGAGTAGGAGTTGGTACGAAATAAGAGGAGTAGGAGAATTAGAGAGACAATATAATGATCGAGAATGGGCTCTCTATTAATGGCTACGGCATTGTTTGAGGGTGGTCGGCAAGACTTAACCCTTGTATGCAATGGTTTCTACTTGCACCATGTCCCTAAGACTTGGGATAAACGGGCGAGGCACAAGTGAAGCCTAGACAGTCACCTTTTGAAGGCAGAAATCCCTTGTTATATCCCAACCCTTACGATGCTACTACCCGTTGAGTGATACTGAATGTCACAGCATGTACCTCCAAGACTTCTTGCGGTCCGCCTGGTCCTGGGCAGTATACGCCTTCATCTCATCATCAATACGCTTCTGCTGAATCTCCAAGACCTGTGGGGGTAAGAGCAGATTTCACATGAAAAGAAACCAAACATTTCCCTAGAGGGTACAAAAGTACCATATTACCCCTTTCATTCTCCATGAATTGAGCACAGGGCAAGCGAAACTATTTAGAGCCATTATTCAATACTATGGCTAGGTAAGCCTCAGATCAGACTAAATAGAGTTTATTCACGATTGACAGACTGTTACAATATTATGGTTTTACCTTCATCATGGCATGCAAGTAATGGTAGCGGCTCTCTTCTTGTGAGATCTCCTCTCTCAATCCACGGACCTCCTGAGATAAATCATGAGTCCAGTGGGATTAGAGAACTTCTTGGGTAATAATAGTTAAGAAAAGCTTTGAGTCGTTCTTAGGCAGTATACATAAAGTACTAAAGATGCAACCAGGCGTTGGTTTACCTGGTCGAGCTTGGACAGGTTGCTGTCCAGTCCGGTGGCGAGGTTCTCATATTGGGCTTTTTTCTCTTCGTAATCCTCGCTCAGCTCCTGAAGTGAGGAAACTATGATTTTATGATTTGCGTGAAGCAAAAGGTTCATCCCCCGTTTATATTAAAACTTAAATTTAACAAGGATTAAAAAAGTTTTCTCCTTTCTAAACTAGGATTTTACTGTAAATGTACAAGTGGGAAATATACGCCCCCAAAAATCTATATGTTCACTCGAATTTCTAACACcaaaaacaacagcaataCTCTCGTTTTACGACACCTCCCTGGCATTTCTGCGGCAACGAACTGAGCTCCTTGAAACAATGTGAATATTCTGTACCCTGTTTAACAACATCTCATCTATTCTCTCCGTAGAGTAGATAACAGAGTACATACCTGACATTTCTGCCTCATGGGCCTGAGCTCCTTGATAACTGGGGCCAGTGCACTCTTCTTCTCGGCAATAGTAGCGTTCATGGTCGCCACGAGCTGAGAGATCTCTTCTAGAGTTTTGCCTTTTTGCTCATCTAGCTCGCTCTTAACTGTGGAGACCTTCTCTAGCTCTTCCTGGGTCTCGTGATATCCCGTGACTCCCTGCTTAGCCTCAATCCCAGCCTGTGAACATTTACAACAAACGCTGGTGAATCGATAACACACTATGGCAGATGGTTCCGTGGATGTTGGCATAGCTTCCAGATGGCTTCTAAGAATGTATTACTTACCAACTGCTGGTTCAGGTTCTCATCTTTCGTTTTCAGAATTTCTACACTTCTTGAGAGAACTCCATACTCAGCCCTTAGCTCAGCAAGCTGGAAAGCAATATATACATTAAACTCGAAATAAATCGTTGTAATTGGTACTTCAACGAAATATCTGTCAACCACCAAAAAGTTAGGATAACAAAATGGCCTAATGCCAGTGCTATAAAGAATTCACACCCATCGGCTTATGTAGTAgctgatttgaaaaaaaaaactattgccaaattttctattaaatTTGGAAAAAAGATAGTTCGACTTCACCATACAATTTTTATTCCGAGGTTGGATAGAATCAATAACTGAATAACAAACTAGATAACACTATGAAGCCAAACAACACATATACGTACCtcctgtctttttttcttgtacaCCGTACTCTTGCCACGAAGTTTATTTACATATCTCTTGAACTGTTGGGgaataagtacagtaaacaaTGTAATATTCAGAGTAAACTAGAAGCTTGGACAGGTCCTACCTCATCTCCTTTTAGCACCTCGGCACCTTCACTCTCCTTTAAAAGATCCTTTTTCTTCTGCAGCTCCTGTTCAACACTCGCCAGCTAGGAGACCaaggaaaataaattataaaaagaattGACGACAGAATAACTTGTGCATAGTAAAGTAATTGGCGACTGACAGATGGTTTATTACATCCAGAGGCAGTCTTCCAGTGTCATCCAACATGCTTGCAATATCTGCTACATCCATTTCAGTGCATTGGGGGTGCGACGAAAATCGTGTAAACAGGAAATAGTGTAAAACGAAAATAAACAGGTCTTTAGGCAGGGATAAAGTCATACCTCGTCCATGGCTTCTTTGAATTTCTCAGCAGCTGCATCCTTCTTACGCGCAATGATGGAGGCCTAGAATACAACACAGTGAAGTAacgtataaatatataaatatgtttttaattGAGGGCAATCTTAAAGTTTTGGGCACTTACCTGCTGTCTGAAGAGTGAAAGCTTGTCATCAATAGGATCATTTCGCACCATTCGTTTCTCAATAAGAGAATTGATCTCGGAGGAAACAGATTTGATCTGTATACAGAAACAGATTGTGTCATTAGTACAGATTTATAGTGCATCTTCTGCAGTAAAATTGCAGACTTTTATCATTCGAATCATAGTGAAGTCACAAACTAATGAACCACGTCAGGATTTCAGAGTTAAAATGATGGAATGCTTATATGTGACACGCACAACCATGCTGAAAAAATATTACCAACATTACTTTTGACACATACAGGTAAATAGTTTTCAGCCTTCTCTGAGAGGATGTTCATGTTGCCATGTAGAATCTTGTAAAACAGTCCATAAGCTGGACTGAGAGAGTCCTATATCTCGGCTATTTCGGCTACTCACCTTCAGGTTGAGCTCATCAAGGTCTGAGTGACCCATGGCCGGCTCATTAGCAACTTTCTGCAAGTCCTGCACATACTTCTGCTTGCTCTCAATCTCCTATCAACCAAACGAGAGTCAATGTCAGCCGCCATTCAGCACCCGGGTCAGGTACAGACCAAGAATTTGATgaggtgggggggagggagggagggtgcgCAGCCAGTTATCATAGAATGATAATCATAAAGTATTTGTAAAAAGGATAGTCTTTGAAGTTCCCTTGATAAGTAACAACCCAGTTTTTGGCAGCCAGGGGAGGAGGGGAGTAAACACACACATAGGGGCACATGCCTGCACTTTCATCATCTGATTTTGGGAAGCTAATTGCACAATATTTTGGATTTAAGGTAAATAAAGTATGCAAATTAGTTCTTTAGAGATAGTAATTCCAAGCTTTAATCacatagaaaaaaagacataagacgtctttattttttcataaccTCAACTTTTATGTTCAATACTAACCTTAGGCAGTTTATCTTGACAGAGATACATATTGactttgttttcttcttcaagTCTTCTGATTAAATCTGCCCCTGTGGTTCCAATGCCTTGTGCTCTGAGATCCTTCAGTTGTTGGTTCATCCGCTGGAACCTCTGGTCTGCATGAAGTAACTGAAACAATGAATCAGGGAATGTTAATGTTACACTGTAGAGGAGACATGATGTGCAATATAGCTGTCCACACAATATGATGAATGCCAGAATCTGGGGAGCAGATGAATTGCTGAAAGTGGAccataacttttttttcttgttttctttgatACTGCAAAATGGAAAAACTTCCAGTAATTTTAGGTTTATACATTTCTGAGGTGAGAAGACGTGTAGTGAGACGTGTCTTTTTGAGGCAATAAAAAAGCTAGATTTTACGAGAAAAGGTAGGATACTTTTCCAAACTCTTGACAAGGTTTGTTTAGCAAATAACTGCATTTTAATGTATTTTCAAGATTGTCAGGAAAAAGGAAATGAGAAACATCTCAATTTTTCAGTGATCTTATTTGCCTAAAAAGTGAAAAGTAGAATTGCTGAAATCGGTCACAGATTGCTAGGGAGGTTTTTCCAATGGCCTGCTTACCCCTCAGTATTTAAAGGTTAAATTTTAAAgcttttttcaaaaaagcAAACGCTAGTTCAACTGATACATTGGGCACTTAGCAGATATGTTTAAAAATCCATCCTGTATTCAACTTAAGAATACCCCTGTCAAATGATGACCCTATGTGCCAATGAACTACACTAAGGCACCTGATTTTTCTGCTCCAGTTTTTGCTGAGCCAGGGATTGTTCCTTCTCCCTCTCAACACGAAGATTTCTTGCTGCAAGA is a window from the Nematostella vectensis chromosome 9, jaNemVect1.1, whole genome shotgun sequence genome containing:
- the LOC5503864 gene encoding intraflagellar transport protein 81 homolog isoform X1, with the translated sequence MSEQLKYIVDELNKEPFKKNFNLISFDSLQPLQLLQVMNDVFAVIDQQHKIDLRDEEPEATAMRMFTFLRVLKYKPKTESGSLNAFRQGLIQGDKPVIYPILQWLFERLPDLRKRAYLARYLVHMNIPAELLLDQELADANEAYVGKIEEFKEVHKAVEQLRTSGFSTGEIKKDIANMEEEHEQLKKRIDRMQKKVESVRNYEQMLLAARNLRVEREKEQSLAQQKLEQKNQLLHADQRFQRMNQQLKDLRAQGIGTTGADLIRRLEEENKVNMYLCQDKLPKEIESKQKYVQDLQKVANEPAMGHSDLDELNLKIKSVSSEINSLIEKRMVRNDPIDDKLSLFRQQASIIARKKDAAAEKFKEAMDELASVEQELQKKKDLLKESEGAEVLKGDEFKRYVNKLRGKSTVYKKKRQELAELRAEYGVLSRSVEILKTKDENLNQQLAGIEAKQGVTGYHETQEELEKVSTVKSELDEQKGKTLEEISQLVATMNATIAEKKSALAPVIKELRPMRQKCQELSEDYEEKKAQYENLATGLDSNLSKLDQEVRGLREEISQEESRYHYLHAMMKVLEIQQKRIDDEMKAYTAQDQADRKKSWREQYTRKIQEQENLGKSLREKQKAVRESHGPNMKQMKMWTDLTRLLECKRNCLQKDSQGEAEATATSQEGENMLVL
- the LOC5503864 gene encoding intraflagellar transport protein 81 homolog isoform X2 — its product is MSEQLKYIVDELNKEPFKKNFNLISFDSLQPLQLLQVMNDVFAVIDQQHKIDLRDEEPEATAMRMFTFLRVLKYKPKTESGSLNAFRQGLIQGDKPVIYPILQWLFERLPDLRKRAYLARYLVHMNIPAELLLDQELADANEAYVGKIEEFKEVHKAVEQLRTSGFSTGEIKKDIANMEEEHEQLKKRIDRMQKKVESVRNYEQMLLAARNLRVEREKEQSLAQQKLEQKNQLLHADQRFQRMNQQLKDLRAQGIGTTGADLIRRLEEENKVNMYLCQDKLPKEIESKQKYVQDLQKVANEPAMGHSDLDELNLKIKSVSSEINSLIEKRMVRNDPIDDKLSLFRQQASIIARKKDAAAEKFKEAMDELASVEQELQKKKDLLKESEGAEVLKGDEFKRYVNKLRGKSTVYKKKRQELAELRAEYGVLSRSVEILKTKDENLNQQLAGIEAKQGVTGYHETQEELEKVSTVKSELDEQKGKTLEEISQLVATMNATIAEKKSALAPVIKELRPMRQKCQELSEDYEEKKAQYENLATGLDSNLSKLDQEVRGLREEISQEESRYHYLHAMMKVLEIQQKRIDDEMKAYTAQDQADRKKSWREQYTRKIQEQENLGKVRGAFARSRKPSERVMGLT